One Coffea arabica cultivar ET-39 chromosome 5c, Coffea Arabica ET-39 HiFi, whole genome shotgun sequence DNA window includes the following coding sequences:
- the LOC113689501 gene encoding F-box/kelch-repeat protein At1g16250-like: MGSISRLSRESQQNLLNNYRVYASFCGKDPTSVANISNWIECYNPSNNSWHRVTSIPGLMQNQVLKGFSMVSIGDILYIIGGRLCLKETTNDFSNITDEIDMKVLPTVLKYDARRDLWLECAQMNMPRFDFACTVCKNKIFVAGGQTTIGSAKGISSAELYDPGLDEWKSLPDMSTLRYKCAGVTWLEKILIVGGFAEKGDNGSPGPYIMERSSAEVFDCQLEKWDYKAMMWKLDIPPNQIVAVNERLFSSGDCLNAWKGHLEFYDGKLNMWVIVRGSSLDNLSAPICTETDWSPLQRLFLTMAPIGTYLYFLAGYKVPGENSRTRTEVHVFDTSVNGNGWRSFEPVEEEGEKELCCHSCVLKHDH, translated from the coding sequence ATGGGATCGATTTCAAGACTTTCCCGGGAATCTCAGCAAAATTTGCTAAACAATTATAGAGTATATGCTTCATTTTGTGGAAAGGATCCAACCTCAGTTGCCAATATTTCTAACTGGATAGAATGTTACAACCCCTCCAACAACTCATGGCATAGGGTCACATCCATTCCAGGGCTAATGCAAAATCAGGTTTTGAAAGGGTTTTCAATGGTTTCTATTGGAGACATACTCTACATCATTGGAGGCCGGCTTTGTCTCAAGGAAACAACCAATGATTTCTCCAATATTACCGATGAAATCGACATGAAAGTCCTTCCAACAGTGCTCAAATACGATGCTCGACGTGACTTATGGCTGGAGTGTGCACAAATGAACATGCCTAGATTTGATTTTGCATGCACTGTTtgcaaaaacaagatttttgTCGCTGGAGGACAGACAACGATTGGCAGTGCTAAAGGGATTTCATCAGCCGAGCTTTATGATCCGGGCCTCGATGAATGGAAATCTTTGCCTGACATGAGCACGTTGAGGTACAAATGTGCAGGTGTAACATGGCTAGAGAAAATCCTTATTGTTGGAGGGTTTGCTGAAAAAGGGGACAACGGTAGCCCTGGACCATATATCATGGAAAGAAGTTCAGCTGAGGTTTTTGATTGCCAACTAGAGAAATGGGATTACAAGGCAATGATGTGGAAATTGGACATCCCACCAAATCAAATTGTAGCAGTCAATGAAAGGCTTTTTAGCTCGGGTGACTGTTTGAATGCATGGAAAGGTCATCTTGAATTTTATGATGGGAAATTGAATATGTGGGTTATTGTTCGTGGATCGAGTTTGGACAATTTGTCTGCTCCAATTTGTACAGAAACTGATTGGTCACCATTGCAAAGGTTGTTTTTGACCATGGCTCCAATAGGGACTTATTTGTATTTCTTGGCAGGCTATAAGGTACCAGGGGAAAACTCAAGAACTAGAACTGAGGTCCATGTTTTTGATACATCAGTAAATGGAAATGGATGGAGAAGCTTTGAACCAGTTGAAGAAGAAGGTGAGAAGGAGCTTTGTTGCCACTCCTGTGTCCTAAAACACGACCACTGA